The window GGCCCTCTGTGCGTCGGCATCGACCCGCGCTGGGACGCACTCCCGACCGCGATCCGGGAAGTGTACGCCGACCTCCCGCCCGCGGACCGCGCCGCGGCGGCCGTCCTCGATTTCGGGCTGCGGGTTCTCGAACTGGTCGCCCCGTTCGCGGGCGTGGTCAAGCCGCAATCGGCTTTCTTTGAGTTGCTCGGACCGCCCGGTATGCGGGTTTTGCAAGAACTCCTCATCCGCGCGAATGACCTCGGTTTCGTCACCATCCTCGATGCCAAACGCGGCGACATCGCCAGCACGGCGACCGCTTACGCGGACGCGGCCTTCGCCGGGGCCGCGATCGACAACGAAGTCGTTCCCGTCTGGGACGCCGACTCACTGACCGTGAACCCCTACCTGGGTGAAGACGCGGTCGAGCCGTTTGTCACTGCCGCCCGCGCTTCGGGCCGCGGGCTGTTCGTGCTGGTGCGAACGAGTAACGCCGGCGCGGGGCTGTTCCAAAACCTGGTCTGCGACGGCAAGCCGATCTACTTACACGTCGGCGAGGCGGTCGCCCGATGGAACGCGAATACCATCGGGCAATGCGGTCTGGGGGCGATCGGAGCCGTGGTGGGCGCGACGCACCCGCGCGAACTCGTCGAGCTCCGCGCCGCGCTACCGAACGTTTGGTTCCTGGTTCCCGGGTACGGCGCCCAGGGCGGCACCGCGGCCGACATCCGCGCCGCCTACCGACCAGACGGACTGGGCGCGGTGGTGAACAGCAGCCGCGGCGTGACGTTTCCCTTCCGTCCGGACGATCCGGCCTGGGAAGCCAAGGTGACAGAGGCGGCCCGTAAAGCGAGCGCGGAACTGCGTTCGTAACTCGGCGGGCACACTCGACCTGACGCCTACTGACCCTCTTGAAGCGCCCGCCCCCACGCCTTCATCGCCTGTCGTGCCGCCTTGGGCGGGTACGCGGCGTATCCCAAAATCCGTCGACTGTCCGGTCCCGGCGTGGCCTTGTAACCGGATAGCGCGTGCGACTCGATACCAGCCGCAACAGCCGCGTCCATAACGGATTCTTCGGCGCTATCGACCAGCCTCGCAACGAGGTGCATCCCCACATCTGCTGGCGACAGATCGATCGCACCCGCGAGTTCCGCCTTCGCGGCCGCGACGACGACCGCCTGTCGCTCGGCGTACAGCGTCCGCATTCGCCGGAGGTGCCGCGAGAAGTGGCCGCCGTCGATGAAGTCAGCCAGCACGGCTTGAATCAGCGGCGGCGAGTGGCGGTCGGTGAGCCAGCGGGCCGCCAGGAACGCGGGCGTCAGGTCGGCCGGCACGACCAGATACCCCAGGCGGAGGGCCGGGAATAACACCTTGCTGAACGTGCCCATGTAGACCACCCGCCCGTTTCGGTCGAGCCCCTGAAGGGCGGGCAACGGCCGACCGGCGTAGCGGAATTCCCCGGCGTAGTCGTCTTCTAGCACCCACCCGCCGACCCGGTCGGCCCACGCGAGCAGTTCCAACCGGCGGGACAGAGTCATGGTCACGCCCAGCGGCCACTGGCAACTCGGCGTCACGTAAGCCAGTCGGGCCTTCGGCCGCAACCGCTGGCCCGCCGCCACGTCCAACCCGTCCGCGTCGACCGGCACGGGCACCACCTCCACTCCCGCCATCTCGAACACCGGCTTGGCGGGAAGGTAACCCGGCTCCTCCAGCCAAACCGCGTCGCCGGGGTCGAGCAACAGCCGGGCGATCAGATCGATCCCCTGTTGCGCGCCCGCCGTGACGACGACCTCGTCCGGCGTACACCGCACCCCGCGGGATGCCCCGAGGTAGCCGGCGATCGCTTCCCGTAGCGGGCGGTAGCCGAGCGGGTCGTCGCGGTGCATCAGGTCGCGCGGGAGGCGCCGCTGTCGCCGGGTGGTCAGCCGCTCCCACACGTCCCGCGGGAAAGCGTCCAGCGCCGGCAAGTGAGGCCGAAATGGTCGTGGCGGCCGGCCGCCATCCAGATTCGGCCAGCGGGCGTAAGTCGCGATCGTCTTGCCGCGGGCGGACAGCCCGGAGCGTCGGTCGGCGACCGGCACGGCTGCGGGCCGCGGGCGTGGGGCGTTCAGCAACCGCTCGGGAAGGATTTGCGAGACGCGCGTCCCCGAACCGACCGCCGCGGCAAGATAACCCTCGGCCGCAAGTTGCTCGTAAGCCGCTGCGACGGTGATGCGGCCGATGCCGAGGGTACCGGCGAGCCGCCGGGTCGAGGGCACGCGCTCGCCCGGCCGCAGGAGGCCGTCGAGTATCGCTCGCCGGAGTTGGTCCTGAAGTTGCCGGTAAATCGGCGTGGCGGTATCCGGATCGAGGACCAGGGTGTCCAAGTCGAAACGCAGGGCGCGCGAAGGTGTCGCCATGCCAAAGTGGCCCTATCACGAGTGACGCAAGTGGCTCTTTGATCCGGTCCACTTTAGCTTACGATTCCTACACGGCTCGCGCTCAAACGGCCGCGGAATCTCATTACGGGATCCCGGCCGGTCTCCGGTGGTCGGTGCGGTCATTTCCCCGGTGTCCCCGGGCTCCCGCCCGGGTCTACGTTCGGCCGCCCCGGAGGGGCGGAAATCCGGCGCCCGTGTGAGAAACCGGACACAACGACCGTTCGCGGTCTTCCGCCCCTCCGGGGCGGCCGAACGTAGACCCGGGCGGGAGCCCGGGGACACCGGGGCCCGACTGGATGCACGAACAGGACCGGCCGACCGGGATCGGATACCAGCACCCGGATCGTGCATCAGGAGATCAGCGATGCAAGCCAGACTCGATTACGCGAAAGCTGCACCCGGCGCCGTCAAGGCGATGTTCGGTCTGGAAGTCTATTTGAAAGCCTGTGGCCTGGAGCACCCGCTTCTGGAACTGGTGAAGACCCGGGCGTCCCAGATCAACGGCTGCGCCTTCTGCCTCGACATGCACACCAAGGACGCGCGGGCGGCCGGTGAGACGGAACAGCGCCTGTATCTGCTGAACGCCTGGCGGGAGGCGCCGTTTTACACCGCCCGCGAACGGGCCGCCCTGGCCTGGACCGAGGCCGTCACCCGCGTGACCGACGGGCACGTACCCGACGCGGTCTTCGAGGAAGTCCGCGGGCAGTTTACGGACAAGGAACTTGCCGACCTGACCCTGGCGGTCGCGGCGATCAACGCCTGGAACCGGCTGGCGATCAGCTTCCGGTCCGTCCCCGGCGCCTACCAACCCGGCCAACCCCTTCACTAACGCGGAGAATCGCCATGACACGAACGCTGACGACCCTCGCCCTCGGTATCCTGCTCGGGGCCGGCGGACTGGCCCTGGCCCGACACGACGATCACGCGGCCGGAGCCAAGGTCAAGCCGCTGATGTCGGAAGACATCGCCGAGAAAATCGACGGCCGGGAGGCCCGGGTGACGATTTCCGAAGTCTCGTGGGGTCCGGGCGGGACGAGTACGCCGCACCGCCACCCGGGGGCAGTCTTCGGCTACGTACTGGAAGGCGAGTTTGAAACCCAGCTCGAAGGGCAACCGCTCAAGAAACTGAAAGCCGGCGACACCTTTTACGAGCCGACGATGGCTCTCCACGCCGTCTCCCGGAACCCGAGCCGGACGGCCAACACGCGGGTGCTGGCCGTCATCGTCCACCCGCGGGACGCGAAGGCCATTGTCGTGCCCGAGAAGCCGAAAGAGTAGCGCGAAGTTGGTTCGGAATCGGCCGCGTTACCTATACGTCAATCCGTTCGCCGGCCGCGTGCTTGAAATTCCGCGGCCGGCTCGCCCGACTCATTCCTGTTCCCACCGGCACGCGGGCACTCACGACCGTGATGGGTTCCCGGGCCGTCGGCCCGATCCCACGGACGACCTCGCGCCACCAGAACCCGAGGAGTACGCGCAACGTCTTGGGCACTTCCCACAGCGAGACCTTGCTCGCCCCGCCGAGTCGCGGGCGGTGGGTGACCGGGCGTTCGATCACGTCGAAGCCGAGCAGACGGGCACGGGTCATCATTTCCGTGTTCACGAAGAACCCACGCGCGGCCGGCAACAACCGGACCACGACCTCTCGCCGAAACACCTTCAGCGCGCAATCCACATCGCGAATCCGTGTCCCGAGCAGCGTGCGGGCGAGGAGGTTATAGCCGCGCGAAAGTACCCGCCGTCGCCACGGGTCTTTCCGGTCCGCCCGGTAGCCCACGGCGATATCAGTGTTGTCAACGAGTGCGGCCAGCGTACTGAGATCCCGGAGGTCGAACTGGCCGTCCGCGTCGGTGAAAGCGACTCGCTCGAACGCCGCAGCCTCGAACCCGGTCCGCAGCGCGGCCCCGTACCCACGGTTACGCGGGTGCCACAACAGGCGGACGCGCGGGAATTCGCCGAGCAACGCGGCAACGATCGCGGCCGTGTCGTCGCCACTGCCGTCGTCCACGACGAGGATTTCGTACTCGTCGAACAACTCGCCCAGTGCCTCGTCCGCTTCGCGGACGGCGTGGGCGATCACGGCAGCCTCGTTGTACGCGGGGACGACCAGACTCAGGCTGGAAGCGTGCGGGCGTGCCGTGAGTGGGTTCGCGTCCATGCGAGGAGCCTCGGGGCGGTCAAGCGGTCCGCATCAGCGCGGGCGGTCGGGCGCGAGAACCTACCGCGCATCAGAAATGGCGTAAAGGCCGACTGGCGACGGGGAAAAAGTCCCGGGTCACGACAGATGAGAGGTTACGAGAAGACCTTGGAAACCGACGCCCGCTACCGTGAACCCCTTCGACTTCGGTGCGATGCCGGGTAAACTGTGATTCTCACCCCACCCGTCGCCTCGGCCGGGAATGCCATGACTCGGTTTCGATTCGTACTGCTCGCACTCATATTCTTGCCCCTACCTCGCGCGACCGCCGACGAGATCGATTTCCGCCGAGACGTTTTGCCAATCCTGTCGAATCACTGCTGGGCGTGTCACGGTCCGGACGAAAAGGCCCGCAAGTCGAAGCTGCGGCTCGATACCCGGGACGCGGCCCTCGCGCCGCGCAAGGACGGCACCCGGCCGATCGCACCTGGTAAGCCCGAGGCGAGCGAGGTTGTCGCCCGCGTCACCTCAGCCGACGCGGACCTTGTCATGCCGCCGGCGGAGTTCAAGAAACCGCTCACGGACCGACAGAAAGACACCCTGCGAAAATGGATAGTGGGTGGGGCCGCCTACGCCGAACACTGGGCGTTCGTTCCGCCGAAACGGGGTGACGTGCCCACATCTCGGTTTAAAGGTCAGAACGCGATCGATGCGTTCGTCTTCGCCCGGCTGGAGAAAGAGGGGCTGGCACCGTCGCCCGAGGCGGACCGGGCCGTCTGGCTGCGGCGGGTCACGCTCGACCTGACCGGCGTACCGCCGACCCCGGACGAACTCGACGCCTTTCGCAAAGATGTGTCGGCCGACGCCCATGCGAGGGTTGTGGACCGCCTGCTCGCGTCCCCGCGGTACGCCGAGCGGATGGCGATGCACTGGCTCGACGCGGCCCGCTACGCCGACACGAACGGTTACAACAACGACGAATTGCGGACGATGTGGCCGTGGCGGGACTGGGTCATCGGGGCGTTCGCCCGCGGGCTGCCTTACGACCAGTTCCTGACCGAACAACTCGCCGGCGACTTGCTCCCGAACGCCACCGTGGCGCAGAAGGTGGCGACCGGTTTCAATCGCAACCACGTCCTCACCACCGAGGGCGGGATCATTGAGGAAGAGTACCGGGCCGAGTACGTGGCCGACCGCGTTCACACGGCGAGTACCGTGTTCATGGCTGTCTCGGTGCAGTGTGCCCGGTGCCACGACCACAAGTTCGACCCGGTGTCGCAGAAGGACTTCTACCGCCTTGCCGCGTTCTTCAACACCATCCCGGACGGCGTCGTGGGCTACGGCAAGGGCATCCGGATGGCCGAGCCGGTGCTGAAAGTGCCGTCGCCCGAGCAGCAAGCCGAACTCGCGAAACTCGATCACCGCCGCGGCGAACTGGAGAAGGCGCTCCGCCAACGAGCCAATGTGGTTGACGCGGAGGTGGCGAAGTGGGAGCAGTCGCTGAAGCCCGAAGATTTGGCGAAGGCCGAGCCGCTCGGGCTGGTCGCCCACTTTCCCCTCGACGATAAGGCTGGGGATCAGGTTGTCAACGCTGTCGAACCGGGGTGGCCCGGAAAGCTCCAGGGCAAGGCCAGCCGAGTGCCGGGCAAGCTGGGCGGAGCCTTCCAGTTCGACGGCACAGCGTTCGTCGCGGCCAAGGACGCCGGGGTATTCGAGGCGGACGCGGCTTTCACACTGGCCGCGTGGATTCGGCCCACATCGGCCGAACCGTCGACCGTTCTCTCCCGGATGGACGACGCAGCCGCCCACCGCGGCTACGACGTCATCCTCGAAGGCGGAAAGCTGGCGAGCCACTTCGTTCACCATTGGCCGGACAGCGGGTTCAAAGTCATCACGAAAGACCCACTCAAGCTCAACGAATGGCACCACGTTGCGGTCGTGTACGACGGCTCGCGTAAGGCGAGTGGGGTGTCGGTGTTTGTCGACGGTAAGCCGCGGCCGGTGGACGTCACGAATAACAACCAACTCGCCGGCAGTCTCAAGACGGACAAGCCGTTCCACATCGGCCGCCGGGGTGCCTCCGCCCCTTTCAAGGGTGCCATCGACGAGGTACGGATTTACGCAACGAAGCTAACTGCGGAAGACGTTGCCCGGATCGCTGCCGGGCAGTCGTTGGCAGGGTTGAAGGATCTGCTCGCCACGCCGACCGAGAAACGCACGGAGGCGCAGCGGGCGGCCGTCCGCCAATACTTCCTCGATCGCGTCGACCCCGAAACGCGAAAGTTGAAGGCGGAACTCGCGGTGTTGCCGGGGAAAGTCGCCGAAGTCGAGAAGACCATTCCGGCGACGATGGTGATGCAAGACCTCGACAAGCGGAAGACGTTCGTCCTCGTCCGCGGCCAGTACGACAAAAAGGGCGAGGAGGTGCAGCCCGGCGTGCCCGAGCGCCTGGCCGCTTTTACGCCCCCGACTCCCAGAAACCGGCTCGACCTGGCGAAGTGGCTCACGCACCCCGACCACCCGCTCACCGCCCGCGTGGCTGTGAATCGGTGGTGGGAAATGTTGTTCGGCCTAGGACTGGTCGAGACGAGCGAGGATTTCGGCGTCCAGGGCTCGCAGCCCTCGCACCCGGAACTGCTCGACTGGCTGGCCACCGAACTCGTTCGCACGGGTTGGGACCAGCGGGCACTGCTCAAACTGATGGTGCTGTCGGCGACGTACCGGCAGTCGTCGCGCGTCACGCCGGCGTTGTTGGAACGAGACCCACGGAACCGACTCTTGACGCGCGGGCCGCGTTACCGGCTGCCGGCCGAGATGGTGCGCGATCAGGCCCTCTTCGTGAGCGGGTTGCTCAAGGAGAAAATCGGCGGGCCGAGCGTCAAGCCGTACCAACCGGCGGGGCTCTGGGAAGACGTGTCGGTTGAGCGCCGGGATTCGTACACGATCGACAGCGGCGACGGCCTCTACCGCCGCAGCCTGTACACCTTCTGGAAGCGGACCTGCCCGCCGCCGGGGATGAGTACGTTCGACGCCCCGGACCGGGAGACGTGCGTCGTCCGCCGGGCCAGGACGAACACGCCGCTGCAAGCCCTCGCGCTCTTGAACGACCCGACCTACGTCGAAGCGGCCCGGAAACTCGCCGAACGAACGCTTGCTGCCGGTACGAACGACGAAGTACGACTGGCGTTCGCCTGGAAGGTGGTCCTCTGCCGCGAGCCGACTCCGGACGAATCGAAGGTCATCCAGAGCATCCGTCAGGCGGCGCTGGCGCGGTTCAAGAAAGAGTCGGCCGCCGCGGAGAAACTGCTGAAAGTCGGGAACGCGCCACGGGACCCGAAGGCCGACCCGGCCGAACTCGCGGCGTGGGCCGTCGCGATGAGCGCCCTGTTGAACCTCGATGAGGCGATCTCCAAGCCATGAACCCTCTCCACGACCTCCGCGCCCGGCTCACCCGCCGGCACTTCTTCGGCCGCTCGGCGACGGCCGTCGGCACGGCCGCGCTCGGCAGCCTACTCGCGCAAGACGGGCTCGCCGCGCCGCGGGCGACCAAAGCCAAGCGCGTCGTCTACCTGTTCCAGTCCGGCGGCCCGTCGCACCTCGAACTGTTCGACTACAAGCCGGGCCTGAAGAAACTGCACGGCAGCGAATTGCCCGACTCCATCCGGCAGGATCAGCGGCTCACCGGTATGACCTCCGGGCAAAAGAACTTCCCGGTCATCGCCCCGAAGTTCGCCTTCAAACAAGCCGGCAAGGCCGGCACCTGGGTCAGCGAACTTCTCCCGCACACTGCCGGCGTCGTGGACGACCTGTGCCTCATCCGATCGATGCACACCGAGGCCATCAACCACGACCCGGCCATCACGTTCATCCAGACGGGTTCGCAGCAACCGGGCCGGCCGTCGCTCGGGGCCTGGGTGAGTTACGGCCTCGGCCGCATCGCCGACGACCTACCGGCGTTCGTGGTCCTCATCTCCCACGGCAGCGGCAAGGACGCCAACCAGGGCCTGCTCGAACGCTTGTGGGGTAGCGGGTTCCTGCCGACGAGCCACCAGGGCGTCAAACTCCGCGGTAGCGGCGATGCCGTCCTCTACCTCTCCGACCCGCCCGGCCTCGACCGCGACCTGCGGCGAACCATGCTCGACGGCATCGCGAAACTGAACGAACAGGAACTCGCCCGGACCGGCGACCCCGAGGTGGCCACGCGGATTCAGCAGTACGAGATGGCGTTCAAGATGCAGGCGAGCGTACCAGACCTCGTGGACTTCTCGAAGGAGCCGAAGGGGACGTTCGACCTTTACGGCGAAGACGTGAAGAAGCCCGGGTCGTTCGCCGCGAACTGCCTACTCGCCCGCCGGCTGCTGGAACGCGGTGTCCGCTTCGTGCAACTCTACCACCGCGGTTGGGACCAGCACGGCAGCCTACCGACCAACATCCCCAAACAGTGCAAGGACGTGGACCAACCCCAAGCCGCCCTGCTGACCGACCTCAAACGCCGCGGGCTACTCGACGACACCCTGATCGTCTGGGGCGGCGAGTTCGGCCGGACCGTGTACGGTCAGGGCGGCGTGCAGGCCGACTACGGCCGCGACCACCACGGCCGCTGTTTCTCGGTCTGGCTCGCGGGCGGCGGCATCAAGCCGGGCGTCGTCCACGGCGAAACCGACGACTACGGCTACAACGTGACGAAAGACCCGGTCCACATCCACGACCTGAATGCCACGATCCTACACTGCCTGGGCTTCGACCACGAGAAGCTGACGTACCGCTACCAGGGCCGCGACTTCCGGCTCACGGACGTGCATGGCACGGTGGTGAAGAATGTGCTGGTGTAATCTGGCTGGGGTACAAGAAGCCTTTCGGTAACCGTCATTGGTCGGGAAAGACAGAATGGCCACAATAGAGGCAAAAAAAGACACAAAAACTTAAGACAGGGCGTCGGCAGCAGTTTTCTATCTAACGACCGGCTCAGTGGCACCGCCGTTTTGGGCAGTGTCCGCTGCCGCCGTTGGTTAGGCGGCTTGGCCACTCCGCGGAAGGATTGCTGACCGCAGCCGACCCGCCGCGAAGTGGTGAACCAGCAGCGCCGGCGGCAGGAAGCACACCTCGAACTCAGGTGCCCGTGCCCCCTTGATTACACTCGGCCACTCGTCCGGTGGCCCCGCCGTGATGAAGTACAGTGTGTCGCCATTGTCGGACACGGCCCACGGTAACATGCCACCTGGCTCCGGGTACAGTGGCAACGGGTAATGCCACGGGAACTCCCGACGGACCGCTCGGTCGGCTTCCAGTGTTGTGCTGCCGACCTGCCTCAACTCCATTCGCCCGTCGAAGGGCGACAGCACATGCAGGAAGTCCTGCCACGACGACGCCCCGAACTGCTCGACTAGCGCCTTGTAGCTGCCCGGCAGCCGCAACCCGAGTTCGGCCTCGACGGCCGGCCATCGGGGATCACGGGTTTCAGCCTCTCTCGGGATGGAGAGCAAGACCCTGAGCCGAGGGTCACTCATGGCTTGCGCCTCCTTCGCCTAACGACGTGCCCCGTTGGTCATGTGAAGCGTCTGAGACCTGGGGCGGAAGAACCGGCTTCGGCACCACCGCGTGCAGCACCCACGAGCCCGACGTCGGATGCCTGACGAAAAAACCGGATACCCGCTGCCCGAACGCCAGCACCCCGTTCAATCCCGGTTCCCACCACACATACCGATGCACGCGATGATAACGGGTGGTGTCCCAGCCCTCGACGGTCAACCACTCGCCATCATCGACCGAGACATCGGGGTCGGTAAGGTGCGACCCGTCTTCGGGCAGCGACCAGAACCCGCATCGCTCGATAAGGTGCAGCAGGGTCAGCCACTCTCCCTTCGGGAGTTGCCGCACGCCGCTGTCAAGTTGGCGGCCGTAAACCCGTAGGGATGCCACACACCAGCCCGCCCGATTGGCCCCGTAGACTTGGATGCCGAACTGGTACTCTGGCCCGGCCGCCGAGCCGATGCTGAAGGTAGCCTCGGAACGTTTGGGCAGTTTCATCGACATCCGCAGAACGTCCTCC is drawn from Fimbriiglobus ruber and contains these coding sequences:
- a CDS encoding glycosyltransferase family 2 protein: MDANPLTARPHASSLSLVVPAYNEAAVIAHAVREADEALGELFDEYEILVVDDGSGDDTAAIVAALLGEFPRVRLLWHPRNRGYGAALRTGFEAAAFERVAFTDADGQFDLRDLSTLAALVDNTDIAVGYRADRKDPWRRRVLSRGYNLLARTLLGTRIRDVDCALKVFRREVVVRLLPAARGFFVNTEMMTRARLLGFDVIERPVTHRPRLGGASKVSLWEVPKTLRVLLGFWWREVVRGIGPTAREPITVVSARVPVGTGMSRASRPRNFKHAAGERIDV
- a CDS encoding DUF1501 domain-containing protein; this translates as MNPLHDLRARLTRRHFFGRSATAVGTAALGSLLAQDGLAAPRATKAKRVVYLFQSGGPSHLELFDYKPGLKKLHGSELPDSIRQDQRLTGMTSGQKNFPVIAPKFAFKQAGKAGTWVSELLPHTAGVVDDLCLIRSMHTEAINHDPAITFIQTGSQQPGRPSLGAWVSYGLGRIADDLPAFVVLISHGSGKDANQGLLERLWGSGFLPTSHQGVKLRGSGDAVLYLSDPPGLDRDLRRTMLDGIAKLNEQELARTGDPEVATRIQQYEMAFKMQASVPDLVDFSKEPKGTFDLYGEDVKKPGSFAANCLLARRLLERGVRFVQLYHRGWDQHGSLPTNIPKQCKDVDQPQAALLTDLKRRGLLDDTLIVWGGEFGRTVYGQGGVQADYGRDHHGRCFSVWLAGGGIKPGVVHGETDDYGYNVTKDPVHIHDLNATILHCLGFDHEKLTYRYQGRDFRLTDVHGTVVKNVLV
- a CDS encoding PLP-dependent aminotransferase family protein — translated: MATPSRALRFDLDTLVLDPDTATPIYRQLQDQLRRAILDGLLRPGERVPSTRRLAGTLGIGRITVAAAYEQLAAEGYLAAAVGSGTRVSQILPERLLNAPRPRPAAVPVADRRSGLSARGKTIATYARWPNLDGGRPPRPFRPHLPALDAFPRDVWERLTTRRQRRLPRDLMHRDDPLGYRPLREAIAGYLGASRGVRCTPDEVVVTAGAQQGIDLIARLLLDPGDAVWLEEPGYLPAKPVFEMAGVEVVPVPVDADGLDVAAGQRLRPKARLAYVTPSCQWPLGVTMTLSRRLELLAWADRVGGWVLEDDYAGEFRYAGRPLPALQGLDRNGRVVYMGTFSKVLFPALRLGYLVVPADLTPAFLAARWLTDRHSPPLIQAVLADFIDGGHFSRHLRRMRTLYAERQAVVVAAAKAELAGAIDLSPADVGMHLVARLVDSAEESVMDAAVAAGIESHALSGYKATPGPDSRRILGYAAYPPKAARQAMKAWGRALQEGQ
- a CDS encoding SMI1/KNR4 family protein, with amino-acid sequence MSDPRLRVLLSIPREAETRDPRWPAVEAELGLRLPGSYKALVEQFGASSWQDFLHVLSPFDGRMELRQVGSTTLEADRAVRREFPWHYPLPLYPEPGGMLPWAVSDNGDTLYFITAGPPDEWPSVIKGARAPEFEVCFLPPALLVHHFAAGRLRSAILPRSGQAA
- a CDS encoding carboxymuconolactone decarboxylase family protein → MQARLDYAKAAPGAVKAMFGLEVYLKACGLEHPLLELVKTRASQINGCAFCLDMHTKDARAAGETEQRLYLLNAWREAPFYTARERAALAWTEAVTRVTDGHVPDAVFEEVRGQFTDKELADLTLAVAAINAWNRLAISFRSVPGAYQPGQPLH
- a CDS encoding cupin domain-containing protein, whose amino-acid sequence is MTRTLTTLALGILLGAGGLALARHDDHAAGAKVKPLMSEDIAEKIDGREARVTISEVSWGPGGTSTPHRHPGAVFGYVLEGEFETQLEGQPLKKLKAGDTFYEPTMALHAVSRNPSRTANTRVLAVIVHPRDAKAIVVPEKPKE
- a CDS encoding DUF1553 domain-containing protein, translated to MTRFRFVLLALIFLPLPRATADEIDFRRDVLPILSNHCWACHGPDEKARKSKLRLDTRDAALAPRKDGTRPIAPGKPEASEVVARVTSADADLVMPPAEFKKPLTDRQKDTLRKWIVGGAAYAEHWAFVPPKRGDVPTSRFKGQNAIDAFVFARLEKEGLAPSPEADRAVWLRRVTLDLTGVPPTPDELDAFRKDVSADAHARVVDRLLASPRYAERMAMHWLDAARYADTNGYNNDELRTMWPWRDWVIGAFARGLPYDQFLTEQLAGDLLPNATVAQKVATGFNRNHVLTTEGGIIEEEYRAEYVADRVHTASTVFMAVSVQCARCHDHKFDPVSQKDFYRLAAFFNTIPDGVVGYGKGIRMAEPVLKVPSPEQQAELAKLDHRRGELEKALRQRANVVDAEVAKWEQSLKPEDLAKAEPLGLVAHFPLDDKAGDQVVNAVEPGWPGKLQGKASRVPGKLGGAFQFDGTAFVAAKDAGVFEADAAFTLAAWIRPTSAEPSTVLSRMDDAAAHRGYDVILEGGKLASHFVHHWPDSGFKVITKDPLKLNEWHHVAVVYDGSRKASGVSVFVDGKPRPVDVTNNNQLAGSLKTDKPFHIGRRGASAPFKGAIDEVRIYATKLTAEDVARIAAGQSLAGLKDLLATPTEKRTEAQRAAVRQYFLDRVDPETRKLKAELAVLPGKVAEVEKTIPATMVMQDLDKRKTFVLVRGQYDKKGEEVQPGVPERLAAFTPPTPRNRLDLAKWLTHPDHPLTARVAVNRWWEMLFGLGLVETSEDFGVQGSQPSHPELLDWLATELVRTGWDQRALLKLMVLSATYRQSSRVTPALLERDPRNRLLTRGPRYRLPAEMVRDQALFVSGLLKEKIGGPSVKPYQPAGLWEDVSVERRDSYTIDSGDGLYRRSLYTFWKRTCPPPGMSTFDAPDRETCVVRRARTNTPLQALALLNDPTYVEAARKLAERTLAAGTNDEVRLAFAWKVVLCREPTPDESKVIQSIRQAALARFKKESAAAEKLLKVGNAPRDPKADPAELAAWAVAMSALLNLDEAISKP
- the pyrF gene encoding orotidine-5'-phosphate decarboxylase; the protein is MLSFPDRLADAVRKKGPLCVGIDPRWDALPTAIREVYADLPPADRAAAAVLDFGLRVLELVAPFAGVVKPQSAFFELLGPPGMRVLQELLIRANDLGFVTILDAKRGDIASTATAYADAAFAGAAIDNEVVPVWDADSLTVNPYLGEDAVEPFVTAARASGRGLFVLVRTSNAGAGLFQNLVCDGKPIYLHVGEAVARWNANTIGQCGLGAIGAVVGATHPRELVELRAALPNVWFLVPGYGAQGGTAADIRAAYRPDGLGAVVNSSRGVTFPFRPDDPAWEAKVTEAARKASAELRS